In one Sebastes umbrosus isolate fSebUmb1 chromosome 13, fSebUmb1.pri, whole genome shotgun sequence genomic region, the following are encoded:
- the pcbp3 gene encoding poly(rC)-binding protein 3 isoform X1 encodes MPRKITLDSAVTGWLEYHPTPSPFDDIPFQDGALVSYPPRMEPNKVQSEGGLNVTLTIRLLMHGKEVGSIIGKKGETVKKMREESGARINISEGNCPERIVTITGPTDTIFKAFAMIAYKFEEDIINSMSNSQATSKPPVTLRLVVPASQCGSLIGKGGSKIKEMRESTGAQVQVAGDMLPNSTERAVTISGTPEAIIQCVKQICVVMLESPPKGATIPYRPKPASTPVIFSGGQAYTIQGQYAIPHPDQLTKLHQLAMQQTPFTPLGQTTPAFPGLDASPPASTHELTIPNDLIGCIIGRQGTKINEIRQMSGAQIKIANAMEGSSERQITITGTPANISLAQYLINARFRDVAAMWNDPSSMTTS; translated from the exons atgccgaggaaaataactctggattcagct GTGACTGGCTGGCTGGAATACCACCCTACCCCTTCTCCTTTTGACGACATCCCATTCCAGGACGGTGCTTTGGTCTCATATCCCCCCCGCATGGAGCCCAACAAAGTCCAGTCAGAGGGTGGCCTCAATGTCACCCTCACCATCCGCCTCCTCATGCATGGAAAA GAGGTTGGAAGTATAATTGGGAAg AAAGGGGAAACCGTAAAAAAGATGCGAGAAGAG AGTGGAGCACGAATCAATATTTCTGAGGGCAACTGTCCAGAGAGGATTGTCACCATCACTGGACCAACAGACACCATCTTCAAGGCTTTTGCTATGATTGCCTACAAATTTGAGGAG GACATAATCAATTCCATGAGCAACAGCCAAGCAACCAGCAAGCCCCCAGTCACCTTAAGGCTGGTAGTGCCAGCCAGCCAGTGTGGCTCCCTCATAGGTAAAGGAGGctccaaaataaaagaaatgagaGAG TCCACAGGGGCCCAGGTTCAGGTAGCGGGGGACATGCTGCCCAACTCCACAGAACGTGCAGTGACAATCTCTGGGACTCCAGAAGCCATCATCCAGTGTGTCAAACAGATCTGTGTGGTCATGCTGGAG TCTCCACCAAAAGGTGCCACCATCCCTTATCGCCCAAAGCCCGCCTCCACCCCGGTCATTTTTTCAGGTGGCCAG GCCTACACAATTCAGGGACAGTATGCCATACCACATCCAGAT CAGTTGACCAAGCTTCACCAGTTGGCTATGCAGCAAACCCCCTTTACCCCTCTCGGACAGACCACCCCTGCTTTCCCTG GTTTGGATGCCAGTCCACCAGCCAGCACCCATGAACTCACCATTCCTAATGAT CTAATAGGCTGCATCATTGGACGCCAGGGAACCAAAATAAATGAGATTCGTCAGATGTCTGGAGCGCAGATCAAAATTGCGAACGCCATGGAGGGCTCGTCAGAGCGCCAGATCACCATCACAGGGACTCCTGCTAACATCAGCCTGGCCCAGTATCTCATCAATGCCAG GTTCAGGGACGTGGCTGCCATGTGGAATGACCCCTCATCCATGACTACATCCTGA
- the pcbp3 gene encoding poly(rC)-binding protein 3 isoform X2 → MPRKITLDSAVTGWLEYHPTPSPFDDIPFQDGALVSYPPRMEPNKVQSEGGLNVTLTIRLLMHGKEVGSIIGKKGETVKKMREESGARINISEGNCPERIVTITGPTDTIFKAFAMIAYKFEEDIINSMSNSQATSKPPVTLRLVVPASQCGSLIGKGGSKIKEMRESTGAQVQVAGDMLPNSTERAVTISGTPEAIIQCVKQICVVMLESPPKGATIPYRPKPASTPVIFSGGQAYTIQGQYAIPHPDLTKLHQLAMQQTPFTPLGQTTPAFPGLDASPPASTHELTIPNDLIGCIIGRQGTKINEIRQMSGAQIKIANAMEGSSERQITITGTPANISLAQYLINARFRDVAAMWNDPSSMTTS, encoded by the exons atgccgaggaaaataactctggattcagct GTGACTGGCTGGCTGGAATACCACCCTACCCCTTCTCCTTTTGACGACATCCCATTCCAGGACGGTGCTTTGGTCTCATATCCCCCCCGCATGGAGCCCAACAAAGTCCAGTCAGAGGGTGGCCTCAATGTCACCCTCACCATCCGCCTCCTCATGCATGGAAAA GAGGTTGGAAGTATAATTGGGAAg AAAGGGGAAACCGTAAAAAAGATGCGAGAAGAG AGTGGAGCACGAATCAATATTTCTGAGGGCAACTGTCCAGAGAGGATTGTCACCATCACTGGACCAACAGACACCATCTTCAAGGCTTTTGCTATGATTGCCTACAAATTTGAGGAG GACATAATCAATTCCATGAGCAACAGCCAAGCAACCAGCAAGCCCCCAGTCACCTTAAGGCTGGTAGTGCCAGCCAGCCAGTGTGGCTCCCTCATAGGTAAAGGAGGctccaaaataaaagaaatgagaGAG TCCACAGGGGCCCAGGTTCAGGTAGCGGGGGACATGCTGCCCAACTCCACAGAACGTGCAGTGACAATCTCTGGGACTCCAGAAGCCATCATCCAGTGTGTCAAACAGATCTGTGTGGTCATGCTGGAG TCTCCACCAAAAGGTGCCACCATCCCTTATCGCCCAAAGCCCGCCTCCACCCCGGTCATTTTTTCAGGTGGCCAG GCCTACACAATTCAGGGACAGTATGCCATACCACATCCAGAT TTGACCAAGCTTCACCAGTTGGCTATGCAGCAAACCCCCTTTACCCCTCTCGGACAGACCACCCCTGCTTTCCCTG GTTTGGATGCCAGTCCACCAGCCAGCACCCATGAACTCACCATTCCTAATGAT CTAATAGGCTGCATCATTGGACGCCAGGGAACCAAAATAAATGAGATTCGTCAGATGTCTGGAGCGCAGATCAAAATTGCGAACGCCATGGAGGGCTCGTCAGAGCGCCAGATCACCATCACAGGGACTCCTGCTAACATCAGCCTGGCCCAGTATCTCATCAATGCCAG GTTCAGGGACGTGGCTGCCATGTGGAATGACCCCTCATCCATGACTACATCCTGA
- the pcbp3 gene encoding poly(rC)-binding protein 3 isoform X3: MEPNKVQSEGGLNVTLTIRLLMHGKEVGSIIGKKGETVKKMREESGARINISEGNCPERIVTITGPTDTIFKAFAMIAYKFEEDIINSMSNSQATSKPPVTLRLVVPASQCGSLIGKGGSKIKEMRESTGAQVQVAGDMLPNSTERAVTISGTPEAIIQCVKQICVVMLESPPKGATIPYRPKPASTPVIFSGGQAYTIQGQYAIPHPDQLTKLHQLAMQQTPFTPLGQTTPAFPGLDASPPASTHELTIPNDLIGCIIGRQGTKINEIRQMSGAQIKIANAMEGSSERQITITGTPANISLAQYLINARFRDVAAMWNDPSSMTTS; the protein is encoded by the exons ATGGAGCCCAACAAAGTCCAGTCAGAGGGTGGCCTCAATGTCACCCTCACCATCCGCCTCCTCATGCATGGAAAA GAGGTTGGAAGTATAATTGGGAAg AAAGGGGAAACCGTAAAAAAGATGCGAGAAGAG AGTGGAGCACGAATCAATATTTCTGAGGGCAACTGTCCAGAGAGGATTGTCACCATCACTGGACCAACAGACACCATCTTCAAGGCTTTTGCTATGATTGCCTACAAATTTGAGGAG GACATAATCAATTCCATGAGCAACAGCCAAGCAACCAGCAAGCCCCCAGTCACCTTAAGGCTGGTAGTGCCAGCCAGCCAGTGTGGCTCCCTCATAGGTAAAGGAGGctccaaaataaaagaaatgagaGAG TCCACAGGGGCCCAGGTTCAGGTAGCGGGGGACATGCTGCCCAACTCCACAGAACGTGCAGTGACAATCTCTGGGACTCCAGAAGCCATCATCCAGTGTGTCAAACAGATCTGTGTGGTCATGCTGGAG TCTCCACCAAAAGGTGCCACCATCCCTTATCGCCCAAAGCCCGCCTCCACCCCGGTCATTTTTTCAGGTGGCCAG GCCTACACAATTCAGGGACAGTATGCCATACCACATCCAGAT CAGTTGACCAAGCTTCACCAGTTGGCTATGCAGCAAACCCCCTTTACCCCTCTCGGACAGACCACCCCTGCTTTCCCTG GTTTGGATGCCAGTCCACCAGCCAGCACCCATGAACTCACCATTCCTAATGAT CTAATAGGCTGCATCATTGGACGCCAGGGAACCAAAATAAATGAGATTCGTCAGATGTCTGGAGCGCAGATCAAAATTGCGAACGCCATGGAGGGCTCGTCAGAGCGCCAGATCACCATCACAGGGACTCCTGCTAACATCAGCCTGGCCCAGTATCTCATCAATGCCAG GTTCAGGGACGTGGCTGCCATGTGGAATGACCCCTCATCCATGACTACATCCTGA
- the pcbp3 gene encoding poly(rC)-binding protein 3 isoform X4 — MFVLFFQSGARINISEGNCPERIVTITGPTDTIFKAFAMIAYKFEEDIINSMSNSQATSKPPVTLRLVVPASQCGSLIGKGGSKIKEMRESTGAQVQVAGDMLPNSTERAVTISGTPEAIIQCVKQICVVMLESPPKGATIPYRPKPASTPVIFSGGQAYTIQGQYAIPHPDQLTKLHQLAMQQTPFTPLGQTTPAFPGLDASPPASTHELTIPNDLIGCIIGRQGTKINEIRQMSGAQIKIANAMEGSSERQITITGTPANISLAQYLINARFRDVAAMWNDPSSMTTS; from the exons ATGTTTGTGCTGTTTTTCCAGAGTGGAGCACGAATCAATATTTCTGAGGGCAACTGTCCAGAGAGGATTGTCACCATCACTGGACCAACAGACACCATCTTCAAGGCTTTTGCTATGATTGCCTACAAATTTGAGGAG GACATAATCAATTCCATGAGCAACAGCCAAGCAACCAGCAAGCCCCCAGTCACCTTAAGGCTGGTAGTGCCAGCCAGCCAGTGTGGCTCCCTCATAGGTAAAGGAGGctccaaaataaaagaaatgagaGAG TCCACAGGGGCCCAGGTTCAGGTAGCGGGGGACATGCTGCCCAACTCCACAGAACGTGCAGTGACAATCTCTGGGACTCCAGAAGCCATCATCCAGTGTGTCAAACAGATCTGTGTGGTCATGCTGGAG TCTCCACCAAAAGGTGCCACCATCCCTTATCGCCCAAAGCCCGCCTCCACCCCGGTCATTTTTTCAGGTGGCCAG GCCTACACAATTCAGGGACAGTATGCCATACCACATCCAGAT CAGTTGACCAAGCTTCACCAGTTGGCTATGCAGCAAACCCCCTTTACCCCTCTCGGACAGACCACCCCTGCTTTCCCTG GTTTGGATGCCAGTCCACCAGCCAGCACCCATGAACTCACCATTCCTAATGAT CTAATAGGCTGCATCATTGGACGCCAGGGAACCAAAATAAATGAGATTCGTCAGATGTCTGGAGCGCAGATCAAAATTGCGAACGCCATGGAGGGCTCGTCAGAGCGCCAGATCACCATCACAGGGACTCCTGCTAACATCAGCCTGGCCCAGTATCTCATCAATGCCAG GTTCAGGGACGTGGCTGCCATGTGGAATGACCCCTCATCCATGACTACATCCTGA